A single genomic interval of Antechinus flavipes isolate AdamAnt ecotype Samford, QLD, Australia chromosome 1, AdamAnt_v2, whole genome shotgun sequence harbors:
- the LOC127549063 gene encoding uncharacterized protein LOC127549063, whose product MRGEGRCGKARGRGLLARAKAEPEVRSQKRRPGGFLERREGKGGTPAAAAPLIGLKFQERREGVYVCERGEFPLSQLQPTEKGGGLRTLRLRQPANGCAPSPVSDTSDKEVPCRYSIPEPSGGHSRLCSARAAALSCIRNKLSLQGPHRPRAGGRRAILAPMLLDIRSPQRLVTFQDVAVDFTREEWGLLDPSQKELYWDVMLENYRNLVFLGLVESNGDRISHPESGRVHGIPVDSVSRACWLGE is encoded by the exons ATGCGCGGTGAGGGTCGGTGTGGGAAAGCCCGAGGCCGCGGTTTGCTGGCGAGGGCAAAGGCTGAACCTGAAGTCCGGAGCCAGAAGCGGCGCCCGGGGGGTTTCCTGGAGAGGCGGGAgggaaa GGGCGGGACACCGGCAGCGGCGGCGCCTCTGATTGGCTTAAAGTTTCAGGAGCGGCGGGAaggagtgtatgtgtgtgaaaggGGCGAATTCCCCCTTTCTCAACTGCAGCCCACCGAGAAGGGCGGGGGTCTGAGAACGCTCCGCCTCCGGCAGCCAGCCAATGGGTGCGCCCCCAGCCCAGTGAGCGACACTTCGGACAAGGAAGTTCCTTGTAGATATTCTATCCCGGAGCCGTCTGGAGGCCACTCAAGGCTGTGTTCCGCGCGTGCGGCAGCGCTGTCCTGCATCCGCAACAAG CTCAGCCTTCAAGGACCCCACAGACCCCGTGCAGGGGGGAGGAGAGCCATCCTGGCCCCTATGTTGCTCGACATTAGGTCCCCCCAG CGATTGGTGACATTCcaggatgtggctgtggacttcaccCGGGAGGAGTGGGGCCTCCTGGACCCCTCCCAGAAGGAGCTTTACTGGGacgtgatgctggagaactacaGGAACCTGGTCTTCCTGG GTCTTGTGGAGTCCAATGGAGACAGGATCTCTCACCCAGAATCAGGGAGAGTACATGGGATTCCAGTGGATAGTGTCTCAAGAGCTTGCTGGTTAGGTGAGTGA